A window from Heteronotia binoei isolate CCM8104 ecotype False Entrance Well chromosome 15, APGP_CSIRO_Hbin_v1, whole genome shotgun sequence encodes these proteins:
- the LOC132584143 gene encoding interleukin-8-like isoform X1 — protein sequence MEVWVKHSLRHLSLSFTAAPLTGELRCQCVELFSGRIPIKLLARLNLYPAGPHCANTEVIATTTDGREVCLDPEAPWVKVAIKRILEKNKENDQP from the exons ATGGAGGTTTGGGTTAAGCACTCACTGAGGCATCTGTCCCTTTCTTTCACAGCTGCCCCCCTGACTGGAGAACTGCGCTGCCAGtgtgttgaattgttttcaggCAGGATCCCCATAAAACTCCTTGCCCGACTAAATCTCTACCCTGCGGGACCTCACTGTGCCAACACTGAAGTCAT AGCCACCACCACAGATGGGAGAGAAGTCTGTCTGGATCCTGAGGCACCTTGGGTCAAGGTGGCTATCAAAAGGATTCTGGAAAAG
- the LOC132584143 gene encoding alveolar macrophage chemotactic factor-like isoform X2, translating to MSLCCRPLALILVFSLLAGTILPNRAAPLTGELRCQCVELFSGRIPIKLLARLNLYPAGPHCANTEVIATTTDGREVCLDPEAPWVKVAIKRILEKNKENNQP from the exons ATGAGCCTCTGCTGCCGTCCACTGGCCCTGATCCTCGTCTTCTCCCTGCTGGCGGGGACCATCTTGCCAAACCGAG CTGCCCCCCTGACTGGAGAACTGCGCTGCCAGtgtgttgaattgttttcaggCAGGATCCCCATAAAACTCCTTGCCCGACTAAATCTCTACCCTGCGGGACCTCACTGTGCCAACACTGAAGTCAT AGCCACCACCACAGATGGGAGAGAAGTCTGTCTGGATCCTGAGGCACCTTGGGTCAAGGTGGCTATCAAAAGGATTCTGGAAAAG AATAAAGAAAACAACCAGCCATGA